From Rhodamnia argentea isolate NSW1041297 chromosome 10, ASM2092103v1, whole genome shotgun sequence, a single genomic window includes:
- the LOC115750556 gene encoding pentatricopeptide repeat-containing protein At2g15690, mitochondrial-like, translated as MASSLVRRRPALSPLFSLRSLSWNDSVTAAHLAASRRRTLDDLSKALSTSAVPNEYPPPPPPAPQQSPPPPSDFRAFNRNPGEGVRQNQYFHPQNRGINATSGQWSSPQPPPPQPPQGSDQFGYQNQSQSQSPSYPNAGYPSQGQNYPGRGYSNPAPVYPQQQQSPEQWNKQVPGQGYPRQQNPSQWNTQNESYGQYQSPTRVNTPNQNYQQQPRSPDQWNNQNQGYQQPTNHNHWAPQNPSTNQWNHQQASVVRGTENQVTETPAPGPSIAELRQLCQGGKVKDAIELLNEGVKADADCFSWLFDACGKSKSLENAKKVHDYFLQSTCRGDLQMKNKVLEMYGKCGSMIDARRVFDHLLDKNMDSWHLMINGYAYNGLGDDGLELYEQMRKLGLMPNEQTFLAVLSACASIGAVEEGFIHFESMQNDYGIKPGIEHYLGLIDVLCQPGHLAEAVEYVEKLPFEPTLEVWEALKNYARIHGDLDLEDHVEELMMALDPSITTANKIPTPPPKRRAVINMLEGKNRISEFKNPTLYKDDEKYKSGKEGGYVPDTRYVLHDIDQEAKEQALLYHSERLAIAYGLISTPARTPLRIIKNLRICGDCHNAIKIMSKIVGRELIVRDNKRFHHFKDGKCSCGDYW; from the coding sequence ATGGCGTCTTCACTCGTGAGACGACGCCCGgcgctctctcctctcttctccttGAGGTCCCTCTCTTGGAACGACTCCGTCACCGCCGCCCATTTGGCCGCCAGTCGCCGCCGAACCCTAGACGACCTCTCGAAAGCCCTCAGCACGTCCGCGGTGCCGAATGAGtatccccctcctcctcctcctgctccgcAGCAATCGCCGCCTCCGCCGTCTGATTTTAGGGCTTTCAACCGGAACCCAGGGGAAGGGGTGCGGCAAAATCAGTACTTTCATCCCCAGAACAGAGGCATCAACGCTACTAGTGGTCAATGGAGCTCgccgcagccgccgccgccccagCCGCCACAAGGGAGTGATCAGTTTGGTTACCAGAACCAGAGCCAGAGCCAGAGCCCGAGTTATCCCAATGCAGGATACCCTAGTCAGGGTCAGAACTATCCAGGCCGCGGGTACTCAAATCCTGCTCCGGTTTATCCGCAGCAGCAGCAAAGCCCTGAACAGTGGAATAAGCAAGTTCCAGGACAGGGTTATCCTCGGCAGCAGAATCCTAGTCAGTGGAATACCCAGAACGAGAGCTATGGTCAGTACCAGAGCCCTACTCGGGTGAACACCCCGAACCAGAACTATCAGCAACAGCCCAGGAGCCCTGATCAGTGGAACAACCAAAATCAAGGGTATCAGCAACCAACTAATCACAACCACTGGGCCCCACAGAATCCAAGTACTAATCAGTGGAACCATCAGCAAGCATCTGTAGTGCGTGGGACGGAGAATCAGGTGACGGAAACTCCTGCTCCAGGGCCTTCGATTGCTGAACTGAGACAGTTGTGCCAAGGAGGGAAAGTTAAAGATGCCATAGAGTTGTTGAATGAGGGGGTTAAAGCCGATGCTGACTGCTTCAGTTGGTTGTTCGATGCGTGTGGGAAGTCCAAGTCTCTTGAGAATGCGAAGAAGGTGCATGATTACTTTTTGCAGTCAACGTGTAGAGGTGATCTTCAGATGAAGAACAAGGTGCTTGAAATGTATGGGAAGTGCGGCAGTATGATCGATGCTCGGAGAGTTTTCGATCACCTGCTAGATAAGAACATGGACTCGTGGCATTTGATGATAAATGGGTATGCGTACAACGGGTTAGGAGACGATGGGTTGGAGTTGTATGAGCAGATGAGGAAGTTGGGATTGATGCCAAATGAACAGACTTTTCTTGCAGTTCTGTCAGCATGTGCCAGTATAGGGGCCGTGGAAGAAGGTTTTATACATTTCGAGTCGATGCAGAATGATTATGGGATTAAGCCTGGGATTGAGCATTATTTAGGGCTTATTGATGTTCTCTGTCAACCTGGGCATCTCGCAGAAGCTGTGGAGTATGTTGAAAAGCTACCATTTGAGCCCACATTGGAGGTCTGGGAGGCATTGAAGAATTATGCACGGATCCATGGCGATCTTGATCTTGAAGACCATGTTGAGGAGTTGATGATGGCTCTTGATCCTTCGATCACTACTGCTAATAAGATCCCGACACCACCACCCAAGAGGCGCGCTGTAATCAACATGCTCGAGGGGAAAAACAGAATCAGCGAGTTCAAGAATCCTACTCTTTACAAGGACGACGAGAAATACAAGAGTGGGAAGGAAGGGGGTTATGTCCCAGACACAAGATATGTACTCCACGACATTGATCAAGAGGCGAAGGAGCAAGCCTTGCTCTATCACAGCGAGCGGCTCGCGATAGCTTATGGGCTTATCAGCACTCCTGCGAGGACGCCTCTCAGAATCATTAAGAACCTCCGGATCTGCGGCGACTGTCACAACGCAATAAAGATCATGTCCAAGATTGTGGGTAGGGAACTAATTGTTAGAGACAACAAAAGGTTCCATCACTTCAAGGATGGCAAGTGCTCTTGTGGAGATTATTGGTGA